The following are encoded in a window of Gossypium raimondii isolate GPD5lz chromosome 13, ASM2569854v1, whole genome shotgun sequence genomic DNA:
- the LOC105782240 gene encoding uncharacterized protein LOC105782240, producing MALSCNNTLFPKPFFTSCSSQTQGTHFSNLPQPTKQDPIFKIKGPSTLSGHITISGSKNASLPLLAATLCCSGTSLLHNLPNVSDIQAMASILNSLGAKVDAFDGKMRVNSDGVGKVEVDLEEMKKIRGGFFVIGPLVARFGEAVVALPGGCNIGKRPVDLHLRGLRALGAVVELRDGKVWARAANGRGLVGGKFRLDYPSVGATETLMMAASMADGTTMLSNVAKEPEVVDLARFLTDCGAWIEGAGSDNLIIRGKRQLYGSECVIKPDRIETGTFMLAAAITRSCILMSPVIPSRVSCLIDKLSQAGCKISRLDQQTLQVSAHPSHIGYDLKSFDIKTNPFPGFPTDLQPQTMALLTTCTGSSLVEESVFDNRMTHARELQKLGARIQVSGRNALVYGFDEGSSLQGSRVIARDLRGGVSLILAGLAAKGTTQIHDIAHIERGYENIDMKLQNLGADIQRLTLTPVPLIL from the exons ATGGCTCTCTCTTGCAACAACACCCTTTTCCCGAAACCCTTCTTTACCTCTTGTTCTTCTCAGACTCAGGGGACGCACTTCTCCAATCTCCCACAACCCACCAAGCAAGaccccattttcaaaatcaaaggacCTTCAACTCTCTCAGGCCACATTACCATAAGTGGCTCAAAAAACGCTTCTTTACCTCTCTTAGCAGCCACTCTCTGCTGCTCAGGCACTTCACTTCTCCACAACCTTCCCAATGTCTCTGATATCCAAGCCATGGCTTCCATCTTGAACTCTTTGGGTGCTAAAGTTGATGCCTTTGATGGGAAAATGAGGGTTAACAGCGATGGGGTTGGCAAAGTGGAGGTTGATTTGGAGGAAATGAAGAAGATTAGAGGTGGGTTTTTTGTTATAGGGCCACTGGTGGCCAGGTTTGGTGAAGCTGTTGTGGCCTTGCCCGGTGGCTGTAATATTGGAAAGAGGCCTGTAGATCTCCATCTTCGTGGGTTAAGGGCTCTCGGTGCTGTTGTTGAACTGAG GGATGGGAAAGTGTGGGCACGTGCTGCAAATGGCAGAGGATTAGTTGGGGGGAAATTCCGACTGGATTATCCTAGTGTTGGAGCAACTGAAACTCTTATGATGGCAGCATCCATGGCTGATGGGACAACTATGCTCTCAAATGTGGCCAAA GAACCAGAAGTGGTCGATCTTGCTCGCTTTCTGACCGACTGTGGGGCATGGATAGAAGGGGCAGGGAGCGACAATCTAATTATCAGGGGAAAAAGGCAGCTCTATGGTTCTGAATGTGTTATAAAACCTGATCGAATCGAAACCGGCACCTTCATGCTTGCGGCGGCAATTACTCGCTCATGCATCTTAATGTCACCTGTCATTCCTTCCCGTGTATCATGTTTGATCGACAAACTCTCCCAAGCTGGCTGCAAAATTTCACGGTTGGATCAGCAAACATTGCAG GTTTCAGCACACCCATCACATATTGGTTACGATTTGAAAAGTTTCGATATTAAGACGAACCCGTTTCCGGGATTTCCAACAGATCTGCAACCTCAAACAATGGCACTTCTCACTACATGCACTGGTTCCAGCTTGGTGGAGGAGTCCGTGTTTGACAACCGTATGACTCATG CAAGGGAACTGCAGAAGCTCGGAGCGAGAATTCAGGTCAGCGGGAGAAATGCACTAGTTTACGGGTTTGACGAAGGAAG TTCATTGCAAGGCTCTCGTGTTATTGCAAGAGACTTGAGAGGTGGGGTTTCACTTATATTAGCCGGATTGGCTGCAAAAGGAACCACTCAGATTCATGATATTGCACATATTG